CCGCCAGTACGGCCGATACGGATACCGACGCATAACGGCCCTGCATCGGGCTGAGGGGTGGCCGGTAAACCATAATCGTGTCGAGCGAATCTGGCGCAGGGAGGGGCAGAAGGTTCCCTCCAGACAACCCTGGAGGAGCAGATTTTGGCTCAATGATGGGTCCTGCCTACGGCACCATATCCGCAGTGACAACGGCTCAAAATTTACGCAGAGAGCATCCGACGCTGGCTGCAAAAGATCAAGTATGAAGAGCTAATACATCACGCCAGCCAGCCCTTGGGAGAACGGCTATGTCGAGCCTTTTAATGGGAAACTAAGGGATGAACTGCTCAACCTGGAGATCTTCGATACGCTTTATGAAGCCAAGGTCTTGATCGATAGATGGAGATGAGAATACAATCATATCCGTCCTCACAACAGTCTTGGATACCGTCCTCCAGCTCCAGAAGCCATACTTCCACTCACCCAACAACCAACTCAATTACGTGTCAACTGAAACCTCAAAGACTAACTTACCATGTGGTCCAAACAACGGGGGCAGGTCAATTATTAGACTTAATATCAGGTGAAACTGGTCATTATCGCAGCCGGCATGGGTACACGGCTTCATTCTACAGGCAACACACTCCCGAAAATCCTTCTCAAGATTCACGACCAGCCGGTTCTATACCATCTGCTGGGAAATTGCGTGCAAACCGGTATTTCTAGTTGTGTTATCGTCACGGGTACGAAAAAGGAAAAATTCTCGCTTACCTGGCAGAGATTGACCTGAATCTGGACATTGATACCGTTAATAATCCAGACTGGAAGCTGCCCATCGGCCGCAGTGTTCTGCAGTCGAAAGCGCTCAATCCCGCTGGGGAAGACTTCCCGGTTTCCATGAGCGACCCTTTGTACGGCCATCGCCTGTTGAAGAGGATCGCAAGCAGTGGTATGCTCAATCTTGTGGCTAACGTGGGTCTAGATTTTCAGCCGAATCGCATTTTTGATCTGGAGGACGGCATAAAGATTTCGGTCGATCCAGA
This genomic stretch from Candidatus Neomarinimicrobiota bacterium harbors:
- a CDS encoding NTP transferase domain-containing protein; translation: MKLVIIAAGMGTRLHSTGNTLPKILLKIHDQPVLYHLLGNCVQTGISSCVIVTGTKKEKFSLTWQRLT
- a CDS encoding transposase; the protein is MTPASPWENGYVEPFNGKLRDELLNLEIFDTLYEAKVLIDRWR
- a CDS encoding transposase; the protein is RQYGRYGYRRITALHRAEGWPVNHNRVERIWRREGQKVPSRQPWRSRFWLNDGSCLRHHIRSDNGSKFTQRASDAGCKRSSMKS